A genomic segment from Phragmites australis chromosome 6, lpPhrAust1.1, whole genome shotgun sequence encodes:
- the LOC133921860 gene encoding ribosome biogenesis protein BRX1 homolog 1-like translates to MAKKRKRTDAPAEAAGAEKPDDSAPARPERTLFGFKDPSAPAPDAEPASAVGRAAAPPAAAQFRNKEKVLVTCSRRITYRYRHLMQDVVSLLPHAKKDSKVESKQSKGNALNELLELRSCSSCLFFECRKQKDLYLWMVKSPGGPSIKFLVNAVHTMEELKLTGNHLKGSRPLLTFSTNFDEQPHWKLVKEMLTQFFATPKDHRKAKPFHDHVFVFSIVDGHVWFRNYQISVPHNEIDKVDKGGLDKMTLIEVGPRFCLNPIKIFGGSFGGPTLYENPYYISPNQIRALEKRKKAGKYAKKVKAKVRRKMHEMENALEPDEFADMWKGED, encoded by the exons ATGGCGAAGAAGCGGAAGCGCACCGACGCCCCCGCAGAGGCGGCCGGCGCCGAGAAGCCTGACGACTCCGCGCCGGCGCGCCCGGAGCGCACGCTCTTCGGCTTCAAGGACCCGTCCGCCCCGGCCCCCGACGCCGAGCCCGCCTCCGCGGTCGGCAGGGCTGCGGCACCGCCGGCTGCGGCGCAGTTCCGTAACAAGGAGAAGGTGCTCGTGACCTGCTCCCGCCGCATCACATACAG GTATCGGCATCTGATGCAGGACGTGGTGTCGCTTCTCCCGCACGCGAAGAAGGACAGCAAGGTCGAGTCGAAGCAGAGCAAGGGCAACGCGCTGAACGAGCTGCTCGAGCTCAGGAGCTGCTCAAGTTGCCTCTTCTTCGAG TGCAGAAAACAGAAAGATCTTTACCTTTGGATGGTCAAGTCCCCTGGAGGTCCATCCATAAAATTTCTAGTTAACGCTG TTCACACTATGGAGGAGTTGAAGCTTACTGGCAACCATTTGAAAGGGTCACGCCCGCTTCTAACATTTTCTACAAATTTTGACGAGCAACCTCACTGGAAGCTTGTGAAGGAAATGCTAACTCAG TTTTTTGCTACTCCAAAAGATCATCGGAAAGCAAAACCTTTCCATGACCATGTGTTTGTCTTCTCCATCGTGGATGGCCATGTTTGGTTTCGCAATTACCAG ATTTCTGTTCCCCACAATGAGATTGACAAAGTTGATAAAGGAGGTCTGGATAAAATGACACTTATTGAG GTTGGCCCCAGGTTCTGTTTGAATCCAATCAAAATATTTGGTGGTAGTTTTGGTGGCCCTACATTGTATGAGAACCCATACTATATTTCTCCCAATCAG ATCCGTGCCCTAGAAAAGCGGAAGAAGGCAGGCAAGTACGCCAAGAAGGTGAAGGCCAAGGTGAGGAGGAAGATGCACGAGATGGAGAACGCCCTGGAGCCAGATGAATTTGCTGATATGTGGAAAGGGGAGGATTAG